One window of Vitis riparia cultivar Riparia Gloire de Montpellier isolate 1030 chromosome 5, EGFV_Vit.rip_1.0, whole genome shotgun sequence genomic DNA carries:
- the LOC117915126 gene encoding 60S ribosomal protein L22-2-like — protein MSRGSATGGPKGKKKGATFTIDCAKPVEDKIMDIASLEKFLQERIKVGGKAGALGDSVTVTRDKSKITVTSEGSFSKRYLKYLTKKYLKKHNVRDWLRVIASNKDRNVYELRYFNIAENEGEDED, from the exons ATGAGTAGAGGCAGCGCAACGGGTGGGCCCAAGGGCAAGAAGAAGGGAGCCACCTTCACCATCGACTGTGCCAAGCCGGTTGAGGATAAGATCATGGACATCGCCTCGCTCGAAAAATTCCTTCAGGAGCGCATCAAGGTCGGCGGCAAGGCCGGTGCTCTGGGAGATTCCGTCACCGTTACACGTGACAAGAGCAAGATCACCGTCACCTCCGAAGGCAGTTTCTCTAAACG GTATCTGAAATATTTGACAAAGAAATACTTGAAGAAACACAACGTGAGAGATTGGCTTCGGGTAATTGCTTCCAACAAGGATCGCAATGTGTATGAATTGCGATACTTCAACATTGCTGAGAATGAGGGTGAGGATGAAGACTGA